The DNA sequence ATGAAGAGTCTCAGGATAAGGGCCCGATCTTTCAGGATGGAGAAGGAACATCTTGGAACAtcagatggtggtgaatctttggaattctcttccccggAGCATGGGGTCGCCAAGGGATGTTCGAGACCGAGACTGAGAAAGTCAACGATGAAGGGACACCAAGTGCAGTTGAGGTGGTTCAGCCACAAACTGTCCGAAAGGCAGAGGGAAGGAGGCATCCTGCTCCTGTTTACAGTCACGGTTTCCATGTAGCGATGGATGAGGCCTCTTCTTCCAATGAAGGTGCACATTGggaggtgaagagagagagatggacatgGTCCACATCTCACCAAAGAAGACAGGAAGCATCTCCACAAGGTGCATTGAGTGAGCAAGGTAATCTTCCACCAACCAGGCTTGTATTTCATGCTGCATTCTGTCCATTGCCAGCCACCTTCAGATTGTTTAACTTTTaaagattatttttattttattttctctttcaagTGCAGGCAGCGAAACCAGACAATACGAGGGAGGGAAGGAAAGAATAGAGAACAGAAAAAGCAATATTTTAAagtctttttttgtgttttttttccattgtcgctgtattttttttctgtttgcatgagttttttttaaaataaggaagtTATTTACAGTCACCCAGAGACAAGCCAAGATTTGTACAGTTGACAGCTCAGGCTTCACAGACATTATGCCCCTCTCGTGCATCGCAAGTTGAGGTTGGGGGTCAGGATTTAGTTTTTGAAAAGTTCTATTGTAGGATCCTTGTTAGTTCCTTGCTTTACACAAAAAAGCATGCACAAGCGAGTTTTGCACAGTGCGGAAACAAACAGATCACACGCAAGGCTGtcctctttgttcttcttttaaaaaaacatgttttcttATGTTTTAGTTCCTTTGCCCATCCCATAACCGAGCGATTGAAAGAATGAAAACTGTGTGTTTGTGACGAGGAGGAGCGGGAGGGTCAGGTCCTGCAAGAGACGATAGCGGCTGTCGAAGCTCAGGAAGGGGCAGGTAGCGTGGATgaggtcagtggtggggaagtgtTGGTGGGATGAGGATTTCAGGGGGTTGTCCTTAGAGTCTCTCCCGAGAAGGGACCCAGATGTAGGGCCCAGAGTGGTCCTCAATGACATGCTTTATTCGAATGTAGATTTCTTCAAAGCTGTCCCCTTCCACAATCGCTGCAAACACACAGAGGGAAAGACATATAAGGGCTACGTTCCCTTTGAAGAGAAACTGCAAGCAGCCACCAACAGAATCTTTCCCCATCCTGTATTCCAACAGAACACTCCTTTCCAGCACAATCACAACATGGGGCAATGTAACCCTCGATTTTCACTCCATAACTACCTCATAGAAAAAAGTCTTACAAACTCAGCTTTGAAATTTCCAGCTGACTCCAGCCTCAGGCTTCAGGGAGTCTCAGGAAATGAGAGAGGTCTGGGGTAGGATGAGCCAAGTATGGGTCACTTTCAGCGTTACCCAGGAGGCAATAATATTAAATAGTCTTTTCCTGGGTATCAGTTTCACTTAATTTGGTTGGAGCCCTCCAATTAATGGTTCCAGGCAGATAGGAATTGCTGAGTGGAAGGTTACATTTCTCAGGCAATCCCTTCAGAATCTGATACAATGGGGACTGCCCATCAACAGTGGGAATAACAACTGGTTATCAGAAAATCTGGGTCGCTCTTTCCCATCCTGAATATTAAAGGCTcactgggtctctctctctcctctttccccAGCCCGGATTCTTGTCAATATCTCATTTACATCATTCATCCCTCATCTGCAACTCAAGAGATTCTGGGTCAGGGGTCTGCTGTGGGGCAGGGGCTTCCTCGACAATATCACAAAGCATTCCCCAGGGCCGAACACAGATGAGACAAATAGGTTATAAGGTGCTCACACACCTGAGAAACACTCTGTAAACTCCTGTTCCAACTTCACAGCCCTCTCATAGGCTTTTCGTGCCTGTTCATCTGTCAGGCGTTTGTTAATCTCCCTGTAACAGAAATCACAAACCAACTGAGAAAACCGTTCATTCCTTTCACACAATGACACAGCACCAATCAGACAATCTGAGCACTTTAATCACAGGAACTATatttctgaccctccgacagtgcggcgctccctcggcactgacccactccctcggcactgaccctccgacagtgcggcgctccctcggcactgatcctctgacagtgtggcgctccctcagcactgaccctccgacagtgccccctccctcagcactgaccctcatacagtgcggcgctccctcagcactgacctccgaTCATGGTGCACCGAGCATGTAAACCCATATTTTGTAATTACATTTCTAGATTGTGAATTTAACACATAATATTCTGACTGAGAGGTGAGGCAGTTACTGTGCGACTTGTCTGGAGTAAAGACGGAGAGGGGGGCTGCCAAGGAATGGGGTTAACCAGGTGCAGGGGCATAAGACAAGGCCTGTAGGCTAGCATGtgttgtgctgaatggcctgttctcttTCAGGTTTTAATACAAATGCTCCTGGGGCTGTACAGTGAGTGTGGTCACCAGTAATTTGAATACTTACAGGATGTTCTCCAGAGACTTCGGCCTGATGAAAATGGCGACAGGGTGAAGGTGAGCTGCCTGTAACCTCCGCACCGCATTGGCTGATACATCCAGAATGCAATGCTTCCCCTGAAACATGGAAAACAACGTTTACTGAGGGCCCACTTGGGGGCAGGGGGGGCACAGGAGGAGCAGATAGGGGCAGGGGGTAGCAGTTGGCACACACCAAGGGGCAGGGGGTATGTGTGCAGGGCCACAGGTAAAAGCACTAAAGGACCAATGGAAGAGACAAAATCGCTCAAATCAGAAATCTATTCAAATAGAGAGAGAGGTGACAGAAAAAGGAGGGGACGAGCTGAAAGACAAAGACAAATGAAAGCTGAAATCAGACAATGCTGGGCAGGGAGAAGCTGAAACACGAACACAGTCAGAGGGAACAGACAGGTGGAAACAACTATCAATATTCAATAGACCGTTATGCAGAAAGTTAACCTAACACTGAGTGTATCTCAGTAAGTCGAATCATCGACTGGTTGGAGTACAACAGCTATTCATTCACACCATTCCAACTAACTCTCTGCAAGATCAAATCAGCTTGATGTACTCTCTgaccttttccctgtaatcctgcgaTTCCCTCCCCTCAGATATGATCTGATCTGATTTTGTAAGACAACTGAATCTGCCTCGATCAAACGCTCAGACGATCATTTAATTCACTCACATTTCCACTCACTTGATGAAATGGAGCAGCCACTAACCACAGCAACAGTTCACCTGTAACTGTTTGCAGGAGTGAATcactcactgtattcctgtatgtACAGAACAAGGCCCCATGCAATTACACACTCACCACTGGGGAGCAGCACTGGTCATCAGAATGCCAATAAATTCAAAGCTGGAAGTTTCCTTGgagtctgtaattttctgcagGAGCTGTGCTGTCCCCCAACAAGCAAGCATCGACCCTATCTAGGCAACACAATCACTTCCCTTCCCTCTGTCGCTGCTGAGCTACAGGCATGACTCCTATAGCCCCTGCTCCAAACTCTGCAGGATTATctgataggtgaaagtgaggactgcaggtgctggagatcagagtctagattagagtggtgctggaaaagcacagcaggtcaggcagcatccgaggagcaggaagggctcctgcctgaaacgttgactctcctgctcctcggatgctgcctgacctgctgtgcttttccagcaccactctaatctaggattATTTGATGCCAGACCACAGTTGGTTCTCTCCGTGCTGGCGTCCCCAAGCCCCTCCACCCCACTGTGTTTACCTGCTCTGCCACTTCCCTCACAGACTGGACGCTGGTCCCATACAGGTGGCTGTTGTACTGGCCCGCCTCGATAAACCTGTGACTCTGAATATCCGTCTCCATCTGTTCACGTGACGCCACAAAGTGGTAATCACGTCCATCCACCTCGTAGTCACGTTTCGGTCGGGTCGTATCTGAGGGAAGAGACAACGGGTCACTCCAACACTGGGAGGTCACAGGGAGAGGAATGAACACGGTCCAGTGACAGTCATCTTCATTGTAAACCTCCTGACCAGAGGGAGGGAGGTGATCGGGTAACTACTGAGTAACTGCTGTCGCTCCAAAGAGACCAGCAATTATTTCACACCCAATATTTGTCCCATAATGCTTGAGAAATCACCTCACTTTTATTAGGAGGCTTTGGTGTGCCTTTAGTCACAAGCACTTTAAACAGCAGCTTATCGAGTGTATGATGGATAAATAGACACTTATCTGCTGTCTGACGGTCAGACAGAGCCCAGGCTGCTGCCTGATGGAGAAATATAATTGCAGATTTTGTTT is a window from the Chiloscyllium plagiosum isolate BGI_BamShark_2017 unplaced genomic scaffold, ASM401019v2 scaf_13069, whole genome shotgun sequence genome containing:
- the LOC122548112 gene encoding disks large homolog 4-like — its product is MVIKLHIFPFTGTALNPIPRSNCINDLPQDLFLFWWMNLILQDSHTAPHGLTPSQAALQHSSAKKVTLMCIFLFPKQEIAGLGDGAATQGSRDERVLSYEAVLQMEVHYARPIIILGPTKDRVNDDLLSEFPDKFGSCVPHTTRPKRDYEVDGRDYHFVASREQMETDIQSHRFIEAGQYNSHLYGTSVQSVREVAEQGKHCILDVSANAVRRLQAAHLHPVAIFIRPKSLENILEINKRLTDEQARKAYERAVKLEQEFTECFSAIVEGDSFEEIYIRIKHVIEDHSGPYIWVPSRERL